In Luteimonas sp. MC1750, the following proteins share a genomic window:
- the recG gene encoding ATP-dependent DNA helicase RecG: protein MAAARRSAATPAPGLAPGGKAALSTLPGVGARIAEKLAARGLESLQDLWMQLPRGYEDRTALVPIRLLQPGVAAQVEGRVEAVERGFRYRPMLRVALGDDSRATLVLRFFHFRGPQAAQFQPGVRIRAYGTPRPGQRGLEIVHPSYTVLGDDADDGLGDRLDPVYPAVEGVGPATLKRLIGHALDRLPGDDVLELLPAGLLDGLGLPGLREALLTVHRPPRDAEVAALLAGTHPAQRRLALEELLAHHVSMRRQRIARQAHAAARLGVDVLAQQLRQRLPFALTAAQERVFAEVRADLARPVPMLRLVQGDVGSGKTVVAAMAALMAVADRRQAALMAPTELLAEQHLANLRGWLEPMGIEVAWLAGKVTGRARSRALADVAEGRAQVVVGTHALMQQGVAFHDLALAIVDEQHRFGVHQRLALRDKGGEGGRVPHQLVMTATPIPRTLAMAAYADLDVSAIDELPPGRTPVQTVVMAEGRRPELIERIRAACAEGRQAYWVCTIIDESDEVVAQAAQATFEGLSTALPGLRVGLVHGRMKAAEKQAAMRAFKQGETGLLVATTVIEVGVDVPNASLMVIENAERLGLAQLHQLRGRVGRGSAASSCVLLYQPPLSRMARERLETMRETGDGFVIAEKDLELRGPGELLGTRQTGLAAFRVADLARDAGLLPLVHALGERLLLEQPAVAERLVERWVGGAARYASA from the coding sequence GTGGCAGCGGCGCGACGCAGCGCGGCCACGCCTGCACCCGGACTGGCGCCGGGCGGCAAGGCCGCGCTTTCCACCCTGCCCGGCGTCGGCGCGAGGATCGCGGAGAAGCTCGCCGCGCGCGGGCTCGAATCGCTGCAGGACCTGTGGATGCAGCTGCCGCGCGGCTACGAGGACCGCACGGCGCTGGTCCCGATCCGGCTGTTGCAGCCGGGCGTCGCGGCCCAGGTGGAGGGGCGGGTCGAAGCCGTCGAGCGCGGTTTCCGCTACCGGCCGATGCTGCGCGTCGCGCTCGGCGACGACTCGCGGGCCACCCTCGTGCTGCGCTTTTTCCATTTCCGCGGCCCGCAGGCGGCGCAGTTCCAGCCCGGCGTGCGCATCCGCGCCTACGGCACGCCGCGTCCGGGCCAGCGCGGCCTGGAGATCGTGCATCCCAGCTATACCGTGCTCGGCGATGACGCCGACGACGGGCTCGGCGATCGCCTCGATCCGGTGTATCCGGCCGTGGAGGGCGTCGGGCCGGCGACGCTGAAGCGGCTGATCGGCCACGCGCTGGACCGCCTGCCGGGCGACGACGTGCTCGAACTGCTGCCGGCCGGCCTGCTCGACGGCCTTGGCCTGCCCGGATTGCGCGAGGCGCTGCTCACCGTGCACCGGCCGCCGCGCGACGCGGAGGTGGCCGCCCTGCTTGCCGGGACCCATCCCGCGCAGCGCCGACTGGCGCTGGAAGAGCTGCTCGCGCACCACGTGAGCATGCGGCGACAGCGCATCGCACGCCAGGCGCACGCCGCCGCCCGGCTGGGCGTGGATGTGCTGGCGCAACAATTGCGCCAGCGCCTGCCGTTCGCGCTGACGGCCGCGCAGGAACGGGTCTTCGCCGAAGTACGCGCCGATCTCGCGCGCCCGGTTCCGATGCTGCGCCTGGTGCAGGGCGACGTCGGCTCGGGCAAGACGGTGGTGGCGGCGATGGCCGCGCTGATGGCGGTGGCGGACCGGCGCCAGGCCGCGCTGATGGCGCCGACGGAACTGCTGGCCGAGCAGCACCTGGCCAACCTGCGCGGCTGGCTCGAGCCGATGGGCATCGAAGTGGCCTGGCTGGCGGGCAAGGTCACCGGCCGCGCCCGCAGCCGTGCGTTGGCCGATGTCGCCGAGGGGCGTGCGCAGGTCGTGGTCGGCACGCACGCGCTGATGCAGCAGGGCGTCGCCTTCCACGACCTCGCGCTGGCGATCGTCGACGAACAGCACCGCTTCGGCGTGCACCAGCGCCTTGCCCTGCGCGACAAGGGTGGCGAGGGCGGACGCGTGCCGCACCAGCTGGTGATGACGGCGACCCCGATCCCGCGAACGCTGGCCATGGCCGCCTATGCCGACCTCGACGTGTCCGCGATCGACGAGCTGCCGCCCGGGCGCACGCCGGTGCAGACCGTGGTCATGGCCGAGGGACGGCGCCCGGAGCTGATCGAGCGCATCCGCGCCGCCTGCGCCGAGGGCCGGCAGGCCTACTGGGTGTGCACGATCATCGACGAGTCCGACGAGGTGGTCGCGCAGGCGGCCCAGGCGACCTTCGAAGGTCTGTCGACCGCGCTGCCGGGACTGCGCGTGGGCCTCGTGCACGGGCGCATGAAGGCGGCGGAGAAGCAGGCCGCGATGCGCGCCTTCAAGCAGGGCGAGACCGGCCTGCTGGTCGCAACCACGGTGATCGAGGTCGGCGTGGACGTGCCCAACGCCTCGCTGATGGTGATCGAGAACGCCGAGCGCCTGGGCCTTGCGCAGCTGCACCAGCTGCGCGGACGGGTCGGGCGCGGCAGCGCGGCGTCGAGCTGCGTGCTGCTCTACCAGCCGCCGCTGTCGCGCATGGCGCGCGAGCGCCTGGAAACCATGCGCGAGACCGGCGACGGCTTCGTCATCGCCGAAAAGGACCTCGAGCTGCGTGGCCCCGGGGAGCTGCTGGGCACGCGACAGACCGGCCTGGCCGCGTTCCGCGTGGCCGACCTGGCGCGCGACGCCGGCCTGCTGCCGCTGGTGCACGCGCTCGGCGAACGCCTGCTGCTGGAGCAGCCGGCGGTGGCCGAACGCCTGGTCGAGCGCTGGGTCGGCGGCGCCGCCCGGTACGCCTCCGCCTGA
- a CDS encoding RidA family protein, protein MSRQPVRTADAPAAIGPYSQATRCGNMVFLSGQLPMDAATGELVDGDIAAQARRAFDNLRAICQAAGGSLDDVARVGLYLTDLSQFAVVNAVMAEYFSEPYPARSTIEVSALPKAAQFEVDAVMVLD, encoded by the coding sequence ATGTCCAGGCAACCCGTCCGCACCGCCGATGCCCCCGCCGCGATCGGCCCCTATTCGCAGGCCACGCGCTGCGGGAACATGGTGTTCCTGTCGGGCCAGCTGCCGATGGACGCCGCCACCGGCGAACTCGTCGACGGCGACATCGCCGCCCAGGCGCGGCGCGCGTTCGACAACCTGCGCGCGATCTGCCAGGCGGCCGGTGGCTCGCTGGACGACGTGGCGCGCGTCGGCCTGTACCTCACCGACCTCTCGCAGTTCGCGGTGGTCAATGCGGTGATGGCGGAGTATTTCAGCGAACCGTACCCCGCGCGTTCGACCATCGAGGTGTCGGCGCTGCCCAAGGCCGCGCAGTTCGAAGTCGACGCGGTGATGGTCCTCGACTGA